aaagtaaaagaaattaTTGGTGTAAAGACATTTAAATGACTTGAAAactagagaaaaaaatatgaaattttaattaatttatttattgttgtaggtctttgtgcaagctcgtctgggcaCCACCACCGCCCACTCAttatattttctaccgccaagcagcatttttagcattagcattagcagcccgtaaatgtcctactgctgggataaaggcctcctctccctttgaggagaaggtttggagcatattccaccacgctgctccaatgcgggttggcggaatacacatgtggtagaatttcgttgaaattagatacatgcaggtttcctcacgatgtcctCTGGGTGGGGGTCAATGGGGAGCTAGTCCGgcatcgggtaggctgcggcgttccacaggggtcggttctcggcccaatcctgtggaacgttagTTTCGATTGGCTCTtgagagctcccgtccttcccgggatgggggtgctcTGTTACGCGGACGACACCCTCATCACGGCGACAGGGCGAGATTTTGGGGACGCAGCCCGCTTGGCTGAAGTCGGAactgctctcaccgtggaccggatGGAAGCGCTGGGCCTGAGGGTCTCCATTTCGAAAACGGAGGCTCTCCTTTTCCACGGTCCACGAAGGGGACCCCCTCGAGGGGCAAGTATCACCGTccaggggacggtgatcaaggtgcaggcccagatgaagtacctGGGCCTGATCCTGGACGGACGATGGAGCTTCAGGCAGCATTTCGCTCAACTCGGGCCgaagctcatcaacgccgctgcCGCCCTGGGACGCCTCCTACCAAATGTGggagggccgggatcgctatgtcgGCGACTATatgccggtgtagtgaggtcaatggcgctgtacggtgccccgatttggatagacgccctcaccgctggcaatcgggccctcttgcggaaaccgcagagggtcatagcagtgagaggtataagagggtaccgtacggtgtcatggactgcggcgacacttctcgcgggtgatccaccttgggaactccaagcggaggtgctcgcagaggtgtaccggttccgggcggaggcgaggaacggcggcgaccgtccagggttggcggaggtcgggcggatcagagccatagcccagcaagccctgatcgcccgatgggaggaggatctggggtcacccacggcaggcctggcgacagtggaggcggttcgtccccacttgagtcgctgggtcaagagaaagcgtggcacgctcacgttcaggatgacgcaggtacttaccgggcacggatgcttcggtaagtacctgcacgggatagcgcggcgggaggtgtcaccctcctgccatcagtgtggcgcgtcagtggacacggcgtaccacaccctgactgagtgtgctgcgtgggggccccagaggcattccctggtggcgtctttgggcggaaacctctcgctgccgagcgtcatcaacgcaatgctcggtagcgaggcgtgctggtcagaaatgcgctccttctgcgaaaacgttatgtcgcagaaggaggcagcggaacgggagcgggaggtggacgctgctgcagacccgatccgccgaagaagaccaccttctccccccgcctcaataggcgccacaggagctaggagggttctcagtaccccgggaatcccccctaggaattggaggcccgcataggtgggccgaccgtcagggcgtcacggtagtatgcgaaagcgatcccgtggcgcctaccgatgagacggagagggtaccgctggttttttagtgggtattccggtgtgccgctaacatcttgggcaccggcgagtcccacatacccccccacttccacgtgggggaaacgcgtaacgcgtttttcca
This region of Vanessa atalanta chromosome 8, ilVanAtal1.2, whole genome shotgun sequence genomic DNA includes:
- the LOC125065953 gene encoding uncharacterized protein LOC125065953; this translates as MGVLCYADDTLITATGRDFGDAARLAEVGTALTVDRMEALGLRVSISKTEALLFHGPRRGPPRGASITVQGTVIKVQAQMKYLGLILDGRWSFRQHFAQLGPKLINAAAALGRLLPNVGGPGSLCRRLYAGVVRSMALYGAPIWIDALTAGNRALLRKPQRVIAVRGIRGYRTVSWTAATLLAGDPPWELQAEVLAEETGL